The proteins below come from a single Capra hircus breed San Clemente unplaced genomic scaffold, ASM170441v1, whole genome shotgun sequence genomic window:
- the LOC108635379 gene encoding liver carboxylesterase-like — translation MVDGVLLPKLPEEMLAEKNFNNVPYMVGINKQEFGWIIPLLMGYPLSEDKLDQKTATSLLWQSYPLLSIPEELAPVATEKYLEGTDDPVKEKDLFLDLIADVIFGVPSVNVARYYRDAGAPTYMYEFQYRPSFSSELKPKTVIGDHGDELFSVFGAPFLKDGASEEEINLSKMVMKFWANFARNGNPNGEGLPHWPAYDHKEGYLQIGVNTRAAEKLKDKEVAFWNELLSREAAKKAPHLKHVEL, via the exons ATGGTTGACGGAGTGCTGCTGCCAAAGCTGCCCGAAGAGATGCTGGCTGAAAAGAATTTCAACAATGTTCCCTACATGGTGGGAATCAACAAGCAAGAGTTTGGCTGGATTATTCCACTG CTCATGGGCTACCCTCTGTCTGAAGACAAGCTGGACCAGAAGACGGCCACATCACTCCTGTGGCAGTCCTATCCTCTCCTT AGCATTCCTGAGGAACTGGCTCCAGTGGCCACTGAGAAGTATTTAGAAGGGACAGACGACCCTGTCAAAGAGAAAGACCTGTTCCTGGACTTGATAGCAGATGTGATATTTGGGGTCCCATCTGTGAATGTGGCCCGTTACTACAGAG ATGCTGGAGCCCCCACCTACATGTATGAGTTTCAGTATCGCCCAAGCTTCTCATCAGAGCTGAAACCCAAGACAGTGATAGGGGACCATGGGGATGAGCTCTTCTCTGTCTTCGGAGCTCCATTTCTGAAAG ATGGTGCCTCGGAAGAAGAGATCAATCTCAGCAAGATGGTGATGAAATTCTGGGCCAACTTTGCTCGGAATGG GAACCCTAATGGGGAGGGGCTTCCCCATTGGCCAGCGTATGACCACAAAGAAGGGTACCTTCAGATTGGTGTCAACACTCGGGCAGCCGAGAAGCTGAAAGACAAGGAAGTGGCTTTCTGGAACGAGCTTCTGTCCAGGGAGGCGGCAAAGAAGGCACCACACTTAAAACATGTTGAGCTGTGA